One region of Peribacillus simplex genomic DNA includes:
- the moaD gene encoding molybdopterin converting factor subunit 1 has protein sequence MINVLLFAQLKDELGKETLSIEGNGMSVAQLKGKMRVEFQLEGLETVMTAVNEEFADDDTILSDGDTVAFIPPVSGG, from the coding sequence ATGATTAATGTACTTTTATTTGCCCAATTGAAAGATGAGTTAGGCAAAGAGACTCTTTCTATAGAAGGAAATGGAATGAGTGTGGCCCAGCTTAAAGGCAAAATGAGGGTGGAATTTCAATTGGAAGGTCTTGAAACCGTGATGACAGCGGTCAATGAAGAATTTGCTGACGATGACACGATTCTATCTGATGGAGATACAGTGGCTTTCATTCCACCTGTCAGTGGAGGCTGA
- a CDS encoding molybdenum cofactor biosynthesis protein MoaE: protein MNYKISKEPIVIQEVIDKVVERNAGAVTTFIGTVREMTKGKKTLFLIYEAYEPMAIKKLEQIGSEIKERWPDSETAITHRVGKLEITDIAVVIAVSTPHRNDAYEANRYAIERIKEIVPIWKKEHWEDGETWVGNQLETVPYPKGKPEEVDIND, encoded by the coding sequence ATGAATTATAAAATTTCAAAAGAGCCGATTGTCATCCAGGAAGTGATTGATAAAGTAGTAGAGCGGAATGCAGGTGCCGTCACGACCTTTATTGGTACAGTGAGGGAAATGACGAAAGGAAAAAAGACTCTTTTCTTAATTTACGAAGCATATGAACCGATGGCCATTAAGAAATTAGAGCAAATCGGTTCTGAAATTAAGGAGCGGTGGCCAGATTCAGAAACGGCAATCACCCATCGTGTTGGAAAACTTGAAATCACGGATATCGCAGTCGTTATTGCCGTTAGTACGCCACATCGAAATGATGCATATGAGGCAAACAGGTATGCGATTGAAAGAATAAAAGAAATTGTCCCTATATGGAAAAAGGAACATTGGGAAGATGGGGAGACATGGGTCGGAAATCAGTTGGAAACAGTTCCATATCCAAAAGGGAAACCGGAAGAGGTGGATATCAATGATTAA